Genomic DNA from Prunus persica cultivar Lovell chromosome G1, Prunus_persica_NCBIv2, whole genome shotgun sequence:
tatcaTCTCCCTCTTCCTActcttttctttaattaaaaataaataaatcacatAACATACAAACGTGACTCACGTGAATGAAAACAGATGAATAATGAGTCATTTTGGTGTGACCACCTCCACCCGTGACgaagacaatggtggagaaaagAGAGTAAATTCTATGAAAGCACATAATTTAGGAAGAAAGATAAATTTCACTTCAACTTGCCTCGTCTTTCCTCAACACGTAGCTCAAAATTCCCATATTTGACAGATGCCTGAAACAGTACATGCATGTCACATGTTAGATACGGTTCTGTATATCAACTtgcaaatataaataaaatcatctAAAATACGGCATATCATATAGCCAGCTGCATTTGAACAAAATGAGAACATAATCTTTATGTTCTTGCTAGAAAAGCAAAACGACTAATTGAAACAATCCTAAACCAAGTTATTTTGTAAAATCAATTTTGAACTAACAACATTATGGTGATTAAAGGATTAAATCATTGCACTGTTTGAACAATTTgcatttctgaaaaaaatgaataaatcttacaaaatacaaagaagACTACAAAAGGGCACATATTCAAAAGTTATACCTCAAGTGCAGTTTGCATGGCTTTAGCAGATTCAAATTCTACAAAACCGAAACAGGTTCCCTGTTGCTGGATATACAAGTGTAAtacaaaataagtaaatagTTGTAAACCAAAAGGCCTAATTCAAGATGGACACCAACTAAATGTAAATCATACCTTATTGCTTCTCACTTGAATCCCATCACGCTTGATGGGTCCAAACTGCTTAAAAACCTTCTCCAATTCTTCAACAGTTGCATTCATTGGCAGTTTGGCAACGAAAATGGCATAAGACTTACCTGCAACAATAAGTTGAAAGGATACGAgaattaatgattttcctaTATATGAGAAGGGTATATAACACCTCATCTATTGGCAGGACCACACAGCTAAATTTTAATACTACACCACAAAAGAAATATCAACCTGCAGGCACATTATTCTTTTCCGGGGCACTATTGTTCTGGGGAGGTAAAGCTACTGGCGTTACGGGTTCACGAGGCCGCTCAACAGGTTTAGTGGGGCGTGTCCTCATAAGGAATGGAGCGTTAttcccattcaaggcattcaCCTGAACCAAGAAACCGTCAGATGATATGTATAAGTCTCATGATACCAAATACAAGACAACCAAAACTATAACTCACCACTGATGCAAAAGATTTCTTTGGAGCATCCTTCTGTGTGTTAGAAGCAGCTGCCTCTGTTACTTGGGGAGCAACATTCTGCCTTGATTCAACAGGATTTTCAGCAACAACACTATTTTCAGTAACAGTTTCTTGACCATTCTCCAACACATTAATGGATTCCTTTCCATGGGTATTATTAAGTTCCTTTTCATTGGTATTATTAACCTCCACAGATGTAGTTTGATTCAGCTCAGGTTGATCAGCAACAACAGAAGGCTCTGTAACAACTAATGACATAATacccataaataaatttgttacCAGAAAGTGAAGCAATAAGAACCAAACAATCTACACCCTAAATCTCATAGAACGTACCATGATTTGGAGCCAAAGAAGCTTCTGGAGTGCTTTGATCAACAACAATATTTTCCACCACACCATCTACGTACTTAAAGATATCGTTCAAGACAAAGAATCCTGTGTCTTGTGGGGCCAGAAAGAAAGTTTGagtaaattttctttgcacgTTGTCTTTTCCAGTTAAATGCCCGGTCACTAAGATAATCACTCCGCCGTTCAATGAAAACTGATAATCAGCACTCAAAATCTGTAAATGACAATTATTGTAGTCCAAGGAGAGTATCATGCTATTGATGTCCTGTTTCAAAAAACATCCAATTAACTCATCAGACTATGTACACTCtgattaaaatacaaaaattatgCAACAACCAATTAAAAGGCTTCATGTTGCACGGTTGTCACTGGCTGTAACAACCAATTGATGATCATCTGTGAGTCAcaattaacatttttttaCAAGACTTACTTGCAAGGTTGTCACAGTCTTCAACGCTTTACCATCTGGTTCAGGGCGGGATAGAACACTTGACTCATGATAAAATCTATGAAGAAATTCTGGTTGACAGAATAAATCATAATACTGTTTAACAAAAGCATGGCCCACAGTCTCCAAGGTGTGTGGATGTGCTGATTGATTTTCCATCTCTGCATCAATAAGGTGTCGTTAGATTCTATTTGCtataacaaaaacccaattcaaaaACTAAACTTCCATATTCTCTAAATCATACACAACCTAAAATAAATATCCATGAATTAGCaaaccaaaaccaacaaaTTGACTAACAATCAAGGGAACCCAAGTACTAAAAGAACCCAATTTCCAGATTCTATATAGTCAATGTGAGTGTTTTACAGTACTGCGACGATCATGACtagaagtaaaaaaaaaaaaaccaaccctAAAACGCCATTAAAACAGGAGTAAAATTATCATCAACAACATAAATAATACAAACCCAAATCTACAATCTTTGTTCTAGACCCAAATTTACAAACTTTACATCGTGAACCATCATCCCTGACAATAAGCAAACCAGTTCTCAAAGCAAATcctaaagaaaacaaaagttggATCTGAAACGCAAATCTTAAAGCGAATCATCATGATACAATGcaatcaatcaaaactcagagacccaaacaaaaattgataaaaCCCAACACAGAGAGAAATCAATACACACCAGAAGGCAGAAGGCCGAGAGCGCAAAGAAGCGCCTCCAATGGCTtcaagagaaggagagaaCAGAGAAAATTTGCGAGAATAATAATACTATAAGTGGTTGGTGGAGAATCTGGTGATGCAAAGGTTGAGATTTATAGGCGATTTTATTGGGGTTTTCCCATTCCTAGTCCGATATGTACTACTCGTCGACCCACCGTCTTTGGTTGGAGTTGGAGGGAATTTTCGTATTTCTACTTTTCCCTGCCCAGCCCAGTTTTGCTATGTGGGGTCCATCCGCAGAAATCGAACGGTATGTTGTGCGAGGTTTTCGATGTAACGGCcctgatttattttaatgaaaatggaaGGTTCTTGATCGACTGTCCTGATTGGTAAATTGGTGCTAGGCTGTGTGTGGTGCACGGTATCTGATACTTGCAACAGTATGCTCCGCGGTTGCTGGACAGTGTGTCAGACGCGCTTAAAGGGAAGGTGAGAAAATTGTTgaagcttttaatgggaaaggAGAATAAATTTGgcaatttatttcttttgtgcCAAGAATTGccaatttctctctttttttcttctttttatttatttatttttttggttaagaATTGCcaatttatttcttctttcctaTTCAATTTCCAAATCGAGAaaatccacacaaaaaatatatatattttttttataaaagaaagctAGGGTTTGTGCATATAAGATATTCTGAATCTTTAATGGATGTAGGGTCCACATGAATCCCATTATGCTTGCATTAAAAGatactatatttttttaataatcatattaaaaaattataataacatgTGTTATACCCTTTATTCATTATTGATTTACATGAATTGATGCATGAGTTATTATTGAAAGAGAATCAAAATATTACCAAACGGGCAAAAGCGTTTTTAGACTTGTTTTTAGAGCACTGCCAGCGGTGGCCCCCAGTCCGAGCAACAAGGGCCTCAAGCTCCAGTTTGATGTTTCAACGGGCTTCAACAGTCCGGGTAACTAGTGAACTCCACAAGCTTGAGCAGGCCCTAAGGTAAAAATAGTATGAGCTGTTACCTGGATTTACAGACGAGTATGGGCTTTTAGTTTAATGTTTCTATTCAGTGGGCGTGGGTTAGCGATGAGGTTagcaatgaaataaaaattaaacaaatctaaacaaatactaaaaatgttagaatttttttaaataaatacttagtcatattctttacttcccacaccaaaactctatacaaattcatctcctcatatattatgtgaatagtggttgcccttgagTTGACATGACAATAGGTGGAAATACTACAACCTTttgcaagggctgccactactcatgtgaatagtaaaaACTATTGTCTTGTCATTACcttttgccatgacaaatggGTTGCAAAAGGTTGTGGTATTTCCActcattgccatggcaatcactattcacatgagatatgaggagaggaatttgtatagagttttggtgtggaagtgaagaatatgactaagtttttattttaaaaattttttgaaatttttagcatttttttagatttttgttgttgttactGACGTCGGCAAACCCATGCTAGAGGTCAGGCTGGCCCAGTTGCGTGGATCCCACAGCTTGCCATGGCCAGCATGGCCCGCTGAAAGCACTTCTATGGACTTGAGCTTTGTCTTGCCCGGGCTGCAATCCACCGCTGGAACTGCTCTTATAGAAACGAATAAAGCTGCAGATGGATTTGTTAATATTGAACAAACTAGGAATAATCAGAGTATGTGGTTCTCTAGTTTTCCGACCAATTTGTACTTTGTCATAAAGACTCAAGGGGGTTGTAGTTGTACTTTTGCATATATGTTTATTATAAAAAGGACTCTTTCTTAAAACCATTACAAGGGGGTGGCAAAAGGCCCATAAAGCAAATGCCACAACTAGGAGAGAAACTCTCATGCAACAGGAATATCACTTTTTGCTATACCTGATCAATAACGCAATGACACGTAGAATAATTTTTCCATGCATCATTGTGTCATTGGCCGCTATCTTTCGTTacaagtaagttttttttgcACAACCAGAATCGCCAGTCACAAGAACCACCACCCAAATCACAACTCCCTAAACCCCCCAACACAAATTTCAATCAAACCAAATAGatcaaattgataaaattataGTACATTAATTGAGCAATTCCATCTAAATTTACACACACGAAAAAGCTTAGAAGTCAACAAAAATACAGATCCAATAAGCCAAAAAAACCCGAACAAATTAATGTGTTAATGTGAAAAACCAATACTACTTATGCATAACTCGATCACGATCATTCAAAGTGTACCAATTACTCTATAGACTACATCCATTACACCCAAAGAGAAG
This window encodes:
- the LOC18789514 gene encoding putative G3BP-like protein isoform X1, whose protein sequence is MENQSAHPHTLETVGHAFVKQYYDLFCQPEFLHRFYHESSVLSRPEPDGKALKTVTTLQDINSMILSLDYNNCHLQILSADYQFSLNGGVIILVTGHLTGKDNVQRKFTQTFFLAPQDTGFFVLNDIFKYVDGVVENIVVDQSTPEASLAPNHVVTEPSVVADQPELNQTTSVEVNNTNEKELNNTHGKESINVLENGQETVTENSVVAENPVESRQNVAPQVTEAAASNTQKDAPKKSFASVVNALNGNNAPFLMRTRPTKPVERPREPVTPVALPPQNNSAPEKNNVPAGKSYAIFVAKLPMNATVEELEKVFKQFGPIKRDGIQVRSNKQQGTCFGFVEFESAKAMQTALEASVKYGNFELRVEERRANNNERGRYPSGRGGYRNDSFRGRENYTGDRGNYTGGQGYGRSDSEKSEHREFSGQTRGNAGRNGEAYQRPYQNGGKAARQTGKVVT
- the LOC18789514 gene encoding putative G3BP-like protein isoform X2, which translates into the protein MENQSAHPHTLETVGHAFVKQYYDLFCQPEFLHRFYHESSVLSRPEPDGKALKTVTTLQDINSMILSLDYNNCHLQILSADYQFSLNGGVIILVTGHLTGKDNVQRKFTQTFFLAPQDTGFFVLNDIFKYVDGVVENIVVDQSTPEASLAPNHEPSVVADQPELNQTTSVEVNNTNEKELNNTHGKESINVLENGQETVTENSVVAENPVESRQNVAPQVTEAAASNTQKDAPKKSFASVVNALNGNNAPFLMRTRPTKPVERPREPVTPVALPPQNNSAPEKNNVPAGKSYAIFVAKLPMNATVEELEKVFKQFGPIKRDGIQVRSNKQQGTCFGFVEFESAKAMQTALEASVKYGNFELRVEERRANNNERGRYPSGRGGYRNDSFRGRENYTGDRGNYTGGQGYGRSDSEKSEHREFSGQTRGNAGRNGEAYQRPYQNGGKAARQTGKVVT